One window of the Trifolium pratense cultivar HEN17-A07 linkage group LG2, ARS_RC_1.1, whole genome shotgun sequence genome contains the following:
- the LOC123907023 gene encoding protein ENHANCED DOWNY MILDEW 2-like isoform X3 — translation MLYKILSLMEEVTSNLNMEEFKKDHQIFSSFTETAFHKNVTQGKVEGSVKAIKIALQKLNEGCSIEEAKAICGPEIVRQLFTWKKQLKVYLAPFLHGMRYTSFGRHFTKIDELKEFSRHYPLDQKDLVPAIRPVDFGVPNPLKVDVECSARDYTPPQYLTLLFTDLGIPSGC, via the exons ATGCTGTacaaaattttatctttaatggAAGAAGTCACGTCTAATTTGAACATGGAAGAATTTAAAAAGGACCATCAAATCTTTTCAAGTTTCACAGAAACTGCATTTCATAAGAACGTTACTCAAGGAAAAGTTGAAGGTTCTGTTAAG GCTATTAAAATAGCTTTGCAGAAGTTAAATGAAGGATGTAGTATTGAGGAAGCAAAAGCTATTTGTGGTCCAGAAATTGTTCGTCAGCTTTTTACTTGGAAG AAGCAGCTCAAGGTCTATCTTGCACCTTTTCTTCATGGCATGCGATATACTTCATTTGGTCGTCATTTCACTAAAATAGACGAGTTGAAAGAG TTTTCTCGTCATTACCCTCTGGACCAAAAGGATTTGGTGCCGGCCATACGACCAGTTGATTTTGGTGTACCTAATCCATTGAAGGTTGACGTTGAATGCTCTGCCCGGGATTATACTCCTCCTCAATATCTAACTCTGCTTTTCACAGATTTAG GAATCCCCTCAGGCTGCTAG
- the LOC123907023 gene encoding protein ENHANCED DOWNY MILDEW 2-like isoform X2: protein MLYKILSLMEEVTSNLNMEEFKKDHQIFSSFTETAFHKNVTQGKVEGSVKAIKIALQKLNEGCSIEEAKAICGPEIVRQLFTWKKQLKVYLAPFLHGMRYTSFGRHFTKIDELKETLPKNLKCSRTLSPSLNYRNPLRLLEQRYWPVEMLLKGGLGSRYIHHKSHQKKKKKIEGGKRN from the exons ATGCTGTacaaaattttatctttaatggAAGAAGTCACGTCTAATTTGAACATGGAAGAATTTAAAAAGGACCATCAAATCTTTTCAAGTTTCACAGAAACTGCATTTCATAAGAACGTTACTCAAGGAAAAGTTGAAGGTTCTGTTAAG GCTATTAAAATAGCTTTGCAGAAGTTAAATGAAGGATGTAGTATTGAGGAAGCAAAAGCTATTTGTGGTCCAGAAATTGTTCGTCAGCTTTTTACTTGGAAG AAGCAGCTCAAGGTCTATCTTGCACCTTTTCTTCATGGCATGCGATATACTTCATTTGGTCGTCATTTCACTAAAATAGACGAGTTGAAAGAG ACCCTGccaaaaaatttgaaatgtagTAGAACTCTGAGTCCTTCCTTAAACTACAG GAATCCCCTCAGGCTGCTAGAGCAAAGGTATTGGCCAGTGGAAATGCTACTGAAAGGAGGTTTAG GGTCAAGATATATTCATCATAAATCAcaccaaaagaagaagaaaaaaatcgaAGGGGGAAAAAGAAATTAG
- the LOC123907023 gene encoding protein ENHANCED DOWNY MILDEW 2-like isoform X1: MLYKILSLMEEVTSNLNMEEFKKDHQIFSSFTETAFHKNVTQGKVEGSVKAIKIALQKLNEGCSIEEAKAICGPEIVRQLFTWKKQLKVYLAPFLHGMRYTSFGRHFTKIDELKEFSRHYPLDQKDLVPAIRPVDFGVPNPLKVDVECSARDYTPPQYLTLLFTDLGVLTPSVESPQAARAKVLASGNATERRFRVKIYSS, encoded by the exons ATGCTGTacaaaattttatctttaatggAAGAAGTCACGTCTAATTTGAACATGGAAGAATTTAAAAAGGACCATCAAATCTTTTCAAGTTTCACAGAAACTGCATTTCATAAGAACGTTACTCAAGGAAAAGTTGAAGGTTCTGTTAAG GCTATTAAAATAGCTTTGCAGAAGTTAAATGAAGGATGTAGTATTGAGGAAGCAAAAGCTATTTGTGGTCCAGAAATTGTTCGTCAGCTTTTTACTTGGAAG AAGCAGCTCAAGGTCTATCTTGCACCTTTTCTTCATGGCATGCGATATACTTCATTTGGTCGTCATTTCACTAAAATAGACGAGTTGAAAGAG TTTTCTCGTCATTACCCTCTGGACCAAAAGGATTTGGTGCCGGCCATACGACCAGTTGATTTTGGTGTACCTAATCCATTGAAGGTTGACGTTGAATGCTCTGCCCGGGATTATACTCCTCCTCAATATCTAACTCTGCTTTTCACAGATTTAGGTGTTCTTACTCCATCCGTT GAATCCCCTCAGGCTGCTAGAGCAAAGGTATTGGCCAGTGGAAATGCTACTGAAAGGAGGTTTAG GGTCAAGATATATTCATCATAA
- the LOC123907023 gene encoding protein ENHANCED DOWNY MILDEW 2-like isoform X4 encodes MLYKILSLMEEVTSNLNMEEFKKDHQIFSSFTETAFHKNVTQGKVEGSVKAIKIALQKLNEGCSIEEAKAICGPEIVRQLFTWKKQLKVYLAPFLHGMRYTSFGRHFTKIDELKEFSRHYPLDQKDLVPAIRPVDFGVPNPLKESPQAARAKVLASGNATERRFRVKIYSS; translated from the exons ATGCTGTacaaaattttatctttaatggAAGAAGTCACGTCTAATTTGAACATGGAAGAATTTAAAAAGGACCATCAAATCTTTTCAAGTTTCACAGAAACTGCATTTCATAAGAACGTTACTCAAGGAAAAGTTGAAGGTTCTGTTAAG GCTATTAAAATAGCTTTGCAGAAGTTAAATGAAGGATGTAGTATTGAGGAAGCAAAAGCTATTTGTGGTCCAGAAATTGTTCGTCAGCTTTTTACTTGGAAG AAGCAGCTCAAGGTCTATCTTGCACCTTTTCTTCATGGCATGCGATATACTTCATTTGGTCGTCATTTCACTAAAATAGACGAGTTGAAAGAG TTTTCTCGTCATTACCCTCTGGACCAAAAGGATTTGGTGCCGGCCATACGACCAGTTGATTTTGGTGTACCTAATCCATTGAAG GAATCCCCTCAGGCTGCTAGAGCAAAGGTATTGGCCAGTGGAAATGCTACTGAAAGGAGGTTTAG GGTCAAGATATATTCATCATAA